The following DNA comes from Chelmon rostratus isolate fCheRos1 chromosome 3, fCheRos1.pri, whole genome shotgun sequence.
TGCAGGAAAAAACTCCCCCTGCCCCATCTGTCACCCTGAGCCCCACCATCCACTTTTTGTTGAATATTACACATTTCTCATCTTGTCTTTGCATGATGAAGTCAAGTTGAGGGTAAATTAATCTGACTTACAGCAACAACCctttccagaaacagtgtcCTTGTtactataatataataatcaCAGATCTCACTGTCAGTAGTTTATATAGAGACTATTTTTCAGAGGAAAGTATGCTGTAGATTTACCAACAAAATAATACCAAGAAATCTCAGAAAGCGAGACAAAACTAGAGCAAATCAAACCAAAACCACCTGTATGGCCAGATCCCACAAGAGGTGAGTGAGAGATGTGGATGAATCaacctgttgaaaatgttttaaaaacaggaaataaaaaagaaacagcataTTTTTCCTGAGCCCACATCATAGTGACACCTCGTCTGCACCAAAAATGTCAGTGGTTATTCTAATCAAACCTGGACTACAAAATAATGTGATATCTCAGGAGCGCCTGGAGGGAATGTCTTCAAATCTGGAACAAAGTTCCGCTTGGACTCAAAGGTGAACTGATTAGAGTTTGGTGGTTAAAGGTCAATGGTCACTGTGACCGCACAACAAAATGTTGACAATAACTCAAGAAATCATACACTGataatgacaaaatgtcacacaaatgtcttGAAGGATagaatgaagtgatgacatttgatgtccaaaaggtcaaaggtcagctcctctgtgacatcataatttTCTGTAGAAACagttttctgtccattattcaACACCGATAACAGAAGTGGAGACTGTGACCAtagatactgaattggtgacactaattAAATTCTTTAGAGGTTTCCATTAGACACATTCCACATTGATGCAGAGAGGAAGTCACTAAAAGGTGGCAACGCTGATGATGTTCTATTTTTTCctgactgtcaacaaatcccatttaaagaccaaaaccaacaatgaatcgATCCCACTaacaagtactgtgtgtgtatcaaagcctATGTAGTATAAGCACTTTTGATCTGGACAACACGTCGTACAGACCACTTCTCTCCGAGTGtaacctgctgctgagaggCACAGACAGTGTAGGGAGGTCAGAAAGTATTCAGATACACACtaacaaagtgtttgttttggtcttttcatgggatctGTTGACAATAAGAATAGAATAATGCCAGTCCTATCCTGTCAGGAGCCAGGTTTACTCTAATCTGATCTGTCTGTTTATGACTCATGAAGGATGAGCTGGAGCGCCTCCGGCCGCTGTGCTACAAGAACGCAgacgtcttcctcctctgctacAGCGTGGTGCGCCCCTGCTCTTTCCGCAACCTGACCAACAGGTGGGTTCCCGAGATCCGTCAGCACTGTCCTGGTGCGCCCCTGATCCTCGTCGGCACCCAGCTGGACCTGAGGGAGGACGTCCAGGTGCTGATTCACCTGGCACAGAACCAGGAGCGGCCGGTGTGCACCGAGGAGGGCCAGCAGCTCGCACAGGAGCTCGGGGCAGTGAGCTTTGCAGAGTGCTCGGCGCTGACCCAGAAGAACCTGAAGGACGCTTTTGATTCAGCCATCTTGGCTAGCATCCAGCCGACAGGCActtgcagcatgcagcagcagaggctgaccctgaggaagaagacgccCGATAAGATCAAGAGCCTCTCGGAGACCTGGTGGAGGAAGATCAACTGTCTGATGGGAGAGCAGAGCTGTGAATTCAAGTGAACAGCTGCACAAGAGCAAACCTGGGTCAGATCATGTTTGCAAAGGTGCCAGATGGGTGGGGATTATCACCACACAGGACAACATGAAAAGGCCCAGAACAAGCGCTGAAATGCAGGGCTGTGACTCACAAGATGCCTGTTCAAACCCCCAGACTGGCGGGGAAAGTGTGAGTGGGtaatgtttcacacagcattcAGCTTATTTGTAACTAGGACAACTACACAGCGATGTAAACAGTTTTTAAGTGTCTATGTAACTCTGCTAGAAACCTCTGAAAGACTGACAGCTGCTCACTTGCCTAAGACGTTAAAAGCAGAAAGTCTTGGTTACAAACTGGGAGAGTAGAGTTTTAAAGCACTGCGTATTTACCAGACGGAGGTTCAATGAGAGGTGCCATCGATTGGATTTTGGGAAGTGACTCTAAACCACCAACAGCAGAATAACACTGTTAGATCACACTGTTGCTGCTCTGCATTCTGTCATTAGCCAATCCTGCGAGCTTTGCCGATCACCTGCTAGAAGAATTCTTCACCCTCTCCACTTTGATTCTTTCACCGCTCCTCCCCAATGtcttgttctttgtgttttttaacctCTGTATAACTACTGGAGTTTGACGTGCGGAGATAAGCCGATTTGTTAAGGGTTTTAAGTTAGAAAACCACTCGAAACCCACTAcaggtttctgtgttttatatccTGATGTGAGCAACTCCACCCATCTGAGACTCCCAGGGGGTTAAAACAAACCCCACAAATATTATCAGACAGTTTGGTTTGATGCAAGTCTGACTGTCGAGGAGGCTGATGGAGATTTTGACTCAGTGTGTATTCTTTGTCTCCTTACACCCCAACAGTACTAGTTCTTTGTTTGAATGTTAGTTTGTTATTTGtgtacttatttatttatggttATCTACACTGCATCTCTGGTCATGGAATATGCACGGAAGCCTTGATTAAAGTTTATAACAACCGTTTACAAGATTATTTCACTTACCAAACGGAGCATTTTAAGGGTGTAAATCAAATATCAGTGAGATATTTCCTCACTAAACGGCAACATTTCACCAGGTGTGATTTGCCATCTGTTTGTGTACGTGCAAACGTACAACTTCTTCAGACTCCCACAGCTTCTGCTTCTTGCTCCTTCACTGGACAACAACAGGACATGTTGGCAGGTTAATAGGGATCAAGTGCCACTGATCATTACCGCTCTGATCCTCCTGTTCGATTACTGACCGGCCCAGCAAGACTTCTGTGCATAAAAATGCTTCCTTACCTCAGATACAACATTGGGGTCAAGCAGTCAGAGGCAGATAGTTCTCCTGTAACCTCGGGGTAAGAGGAGTATCAACACTTTGCCCCGCTTTCCTCTTTGATTCAGAGTCAGCCTGGTGAATGCTCACTCTGGTTGCAGCCTCCTCTAATAGGAGCAGACAGGACCACCTGGACTGGATTAGACCAGCATATGGAGCCTGAGTGTCTCCCCACGGAGGCCTCACACCTTGAAAAGGCAGGAGAGGCAGATTCCTCCACCTTCAAGGGTTTATCTTGTTCTCACACGCAACCTGTAAGTGAGGAAAATTTACTTCTAGTACTTCATGAACTGAGGTTATACACACAAATTCAGGGGACACCTGAACATTTATTCCCTGGAGAACACATGCCTGAGCCCTAAGGTCCACCGACTGCGTTTTTAACCTTAAAATCCCCACAAATAACACGTTCATACTAAAAGTGACTAAACTTCATTAGTGACACATCCATGAACTTCACTAAATTAGACCATACAActgaatttattattttaatgattaGGAATGTGTACTTGCACATGCACTGTATATTATTGGACATCTCATACAAAGTAATGCAGAATATTTCAACAATATGTTCTGGCCTTGAACAGGCAGTTTATGATGTGTACAAAGCGTTATAATGACAAACTATTGCCATCAAAGTCACTGTGAAGAAAATTAATCTTATGTTGCAAAGCAAAAAGAAGTCAGCCAATAACCTGAATGAACTAATGTGAAGTCGTGGCACAAGGGGTTACAactcatcagcagatgaataaAACCACCACGATAAACACATTCAATAGAATTAATACAAGTTTTTGTTGGTTTAATGTGACATATGGCAGAagtcattttcagcagcaccCTGTCCAGAGACATTACAGGAGACGACAGGCTCAGTTTAACACGTGACCTCACTTCACCTGGCCTACATTCcctcacagagacacaaacagcttGAGAGATTTCAGGCAGGTGTGGTTACCTCTCAGGCATCTGGCTGCTGATCACCACAGGACGGCCTGAAGGGGCGTTCATGTTTCATACAGTGGATCCTTCTGACTGCACAAGCCTTCACCTGCATGGATACTGCACACCTGTTTACACCAGTTCATGTTGCAGTTCTTCTAGACTCGGTTATGTCATCTGACATATGGAAAGGGAAGTGCCCTCTACTAAATAAAGACCCCACTCCCTCTTTCCCAAAATAAATTCATTGATAATCTGGTGATCAGACACGTCATGAGTGAGGGGGCTCAGTTCAGAAACTCTTTTTTCCACGGTTCTTCTCTCTAAAGTCCTTCACGCATCTCTTCCAACCTTCTTTACTTGATTCTTTAGTTCAGAATGGCCCAAAAGGGTCGAGATCTTTTTATTGATAATAGTTTTGCATCATTTGAACAACTGAAAAGTTCACCCTACCAAATACCTAGTTTTTCAGGTATCTGCAAACCCGACACTGTCTCCACTCTCAGTCTCTACCTGTTTCGCCTGGTTTAATATCTGCTATCGAAGACAAGCTGGCAGGTATAAGACGTGCCCCCCTCTGCAAAATTCAAACTTCCTGGGAGCAGGATTTAAACCTTTCACTGTCGGAGGATATTTTTAGTTCCCTCTATGCCCTGTGTTTGGTCATGCACAGGGCCCATATAGCCAAAGCTAAACTTGTATCTTGTATCGTGACAAATCCTCTGCTGGAAAAACACTGGAGAGATATTTTCCAACCCTTACCCCAAATTCTCAGCTCTGACCCAGAACTCAGACCTCAGATTGCACTTGTTGGTACCACTGGAGAGAGTGACGTGTGCCTGACTCTGTTTAAATGGCACAAGCTGTCTGTTGACCAGTTGTGCTAAGATGGAGGGAATGCTGCCATTCCCACCCATGCTCATTGGCTGAGGGACATGATGTCTTGTCTAAACCTTGAAAAGATCCAATACTCCCATTGTaacttgctctctctctctcttttagtcATGTGCCCCTCTGTTGGGTTCAGGCAGTGGTATAATCTGTGGAAGTTATGTTTTCTTCCCcatcttttgtttgattttcttttcttattatttcttaTCCTGCTGTGGAGCCAGGCATCCAGTGGCTCTCTGTGGTACTCCAGGTGTCAGTTATGCGTGAAGCTTGTGGGTGGGGATGATCGGGGTAGGGCGTTGGTTTAAATGGGGTGAAGTTAACGTTGATAGTGTGcatatttgttgaaaaaatattcttgagacaaaaaataaacttaTGACAGGCGTATATCTATTGAAGATATGTTTTTATAGTGCATCTATTTC
Coding sequences within:
- the LOC121627533 gene encoding rho-related GTP-binding protein RhoU-like, whose protein sequence is MLPQDVGKQKPRRVSEPVCGGDVSPILPRRLKSRDFPLSVKRRRSGSAPERKVNCVLVGDGAVGKTSLIVSYTTNGYPTEYVPTAFDNFTVMVVVDGKPVRLQLCDMAGQDELERLRPLCYKNADVFLLCYSVVRPCSFRNLTNRWVPEIRQHCPGAPLILVGTQLDLREDVQVLIHLAQNQERPVCTEEGQQLAQELGAVSFAECSALTQKNLKDAFDSAILASIQPTGTCSMQQQRLTLRKKTPDKIKSLSETWWRKINCLMGEQSCEFK